A stretch of Paenibacillus mucilaginosus 3016 DNA encodes these proteins:
- a CDS encoding rhamnulokinase — protein MSILAFDLGASSGRALLGRLTGGKIEVEEIHRFGNDPVATCSRLQWDILRLYHEIQQGLLKAKHRGETPESIGIDSWAVDFGLLDRNGELLGNPYHYRDHHTDGVMERVAARLGEQTIFGKTGIQFLPFNTLYQLAALKEADSPLLASAERFLMIPDLLRYFLTGEALNEFSNATTTQFYNPLTGGWDADLLVGIGIPSSWFGPIADPGASAGQLRSSVSETLGLPRIPVIAVAEHDTGSAVAAVPATERSFAYLSCGTWSLMGTEVDRPVINELSQKYNFTNEGGVGRTYRLLKNIMGLWILQETKREWDRAGREYSFPELVKLAGEAPAFGAFIDPDDGLFLHPGDMTPRIREYCARTGQRAPEGPGEVVRCILESLALKYRYVLELTETLSAQQFGGLHMVGGGIQNALLCQWSANAIKRPVWAGPAEGSAIGNLAVQWIARGEFSDIWEARRVIRDSFPVTVYEPQDGEAWEEAYGTFRRLAGLAD, from the coding sequence GTGAGCATTCTCGCATTTGACCTTGGGGCGAGCAGCGGCAGAGCGCTGCTCGGCCGCCTCACCGGCGGGAAGATCGAGGTAGAGGAGATCCACCGCTTCGGCAACGACCCGGTAGCCACCTGCTCCCGGCTGCAGTGGGATATTCTCCGTCTGTACCACGAGATTCAGCAGGGCCTGCTGAAAGCGAAGCACCGGGGCGAGACGCCGGAGAGCATCGGGATCGACTCCTGGGCGGTAGACTTCGGTCTGCTGGACCGTAATGGCGAGCTGCTCGGTAACCCGTACCATTACCGGGATCATCACACCGACGGTGTGATGGAACGGGTGGCTGCACGGCTTGGTGAGCAGACGATCTTCGGGAAGACCGGCATCCAGTTCCTGCCGTTCAACACGCTGTACCAGCTGGCGGCCCTGAAGGAAGCGGACTCCCCGCTTCTCGCAAGCGCCGAGCGCTTCCTGATGATTCCCGACCTGCTCCGCTACTTCCTGACGGGCGAGGCGCTGAACGAGTTCTCCAACGCCACGACAACCCAGTTCTACAACCCGCTGACCGGCGGATGGGATGCGGATCTGCTGGTAGGCATCGGGATCCCGTCTTCGTGGTTCGGCCCCATTGCCGATCCGGGGGCAAGTGCCGGGCAGCTCCGCTCCTCGGTGAGCGAGACGCTGGGCCTTCCGCGCATTCCCGTCATCGCGGTGGCGGAGCACGATACGGGCTCGGCGGTGGCGGCGGTGCCGGCGACGGAGCGGTCTTTTGCCTATCTGAGCTGCGGCACCTGGTCGCTGATGGGCACCGAAGTGGACCGTCCGGTTATTAACGAGCTGTCGCAGAAGTACAACTTCACCAACGAAGGCGGCGTGGGGCGGACGTACCGGCTGCTCAAGAACATCATGGGCCTGTGGATTCTGCAGGAGACGAAGCGTGAGTGGGACCGGGCGGGCAGAGAATACTCCTTCCCCGAGCTCGTGAAGCTGGCCGGAGAGGCGCCGGCCTTCGGAGCGTTCATCGATCCGGATGACGGCTTGTTCCTCCATCCCGGCGACATGACGCCGCGCATCCGCGAGTACTGCGCCCGGACGGGACAGCGTGCACCGGAGGGGCCGGGCGAGGTTGTTCGTTGTATTTTGGAGAGTCTGGCGTTAAAATACCGTTATGTGCTGGAGCTGACCGAGACGTTGTCGGCGCAGCAGTTCGGCGGGCTTCACATGGTCGGCGGCGGCATTCAGAATGCGCTGCTGTGCCAGTGGTCCGCGAATGCGATCAAGAGGCCCGTCTGGGCCGGCCCTGCGGAAGGCAGCGCGATCGGCAATCTGGCGGTGCAGTGGATCGCCCGCGGCGAGTTCTCGGACATCTGGGAAGCCCGCCGGGTGATCCGCGACTCGTTCCCGGTCACGGTGTACGAACCGCAGGATGGCGAAGCGTGGGAAGAGGCATACGGCACTTTCCGCAGACTGGCCGGGCTGGCGGACTGA
- the rhaI gene encoding L-rhamnose isomerase, producing the protein MSDRAYALFEEQQQARGINLEEVKSRLKALHIETPSWGYGDSGTRFKVFQKEGVPRNPFEKFEDAAQVHGLTGLCPSVAIHIPWDKVEDYGKLRNHAESLGLKIGAVNPNLFQEDDYMLGSVTNADPAVRRKATDHLLECVDIAKETGSRDLSLWFADGTNYPGQGDIRKRKAWMFEALNEMYKAMTPEMRMLIEYKCFEPAFYHTDIADWGMAYNYALKLGPQAEVLVDTGHHLPGANIEHIVAYLIDENRLGGFHFNSRKYADDDLVVGSVNPYELFLIFYQILSAANDDDAKIRSTVDNIAYMIDQSHNIEQKIPAMLRSVLNVQTQYAKALLINHAEVEEAQLRGDVLGAEDAVRRAFEFDVTPLLHALREEQGLPVDPMKAYLSSSYGKDILVRGKGGASW; encoded by the coding sequence GTGTCCGACCGCGCCTACGCATTATTTGAAGAGCAGCAGCAAGCCAGGGGCATTAACCTGGAGGAAGTCAAAAGCCGTTTGAAAGCGCTCCACATTGAGACGCCGTCCTGGGGCTACGGGGATTCGGGCACACGCTTCAAGGTGTTCCAGAAGGAAGGCGTGCCGCGCAACCCGTTCGAGAAGTTCGAGGATGCCGCGCAGGTGCATGGGCTGACCGGTCTCTGTCCGTCCGTGGCGATCCATATCCCGTGGGATAAGGTCGAGGACTACGGCAAGCTCCGCAACCACGCCGAGAGCCTGGGGCTGAAGATCGGCGCCGTGAACCCGAACCTGTTCCAAGAGGACGACTATATGCTCGGCAGCGTGACGAATGCTGACCCGGCCGTGCGCCGCAAGGCGACGGACCACCTGCTGGAGTGCGTGGATATTGCCAAGGAAACCGGCTCGCGCGACCTCAGCCTGTGGTTCGCCGACGGCACGAACTACCCGGGCCAGGGCGATATCCGCAAGCGCAAAGCATGGATGTTTGAAGCGCTGAACGAGATGTACAAGGCGATGACGCCGGAGATGCGCATGCTGATCGAGTACAAGTGCTTCGAGCCGGCATTCTACCACACAGATATCGCAGACTGGGGCATGGCGTACAACTATGCGCTGAAGCTCGGACCGCAGGCGGAAGTGCTCGTGGATACCGGCCACCATCTGCCGGGCGCGAACATCGAGCACATCGTCGCTTACCTGATCGACGAGAACCGTCTCGGCGGCTTCCACTTCAACTCCCGCAAGTATGCGGATGACGATCTTGTGGTCGGCTCCGTCAACCCGTACGAGCTGTTCCTGATCTTCTATCAGATCCTCAGCGCGGCGAACGACGACGATGCGAAGATCCGCAGCACCGTGGACAACATCGCGTACATGATCGACCAGTCGCACAACATCGAGCAGAAAATCCCGGCGATGCTCCGCTCCGTCCTCAACGTGCAGACGCAGTATGCCAAGGCGCTGCTCATCAACCACGCGGAAGTGGAAGAGGCGCAGCTGCGCGGCGACGTGCTGGGTGCGGAAGATGCGGTACGCCGCGCGTTCGAATTCGACGTGACTCCGCTGCTGCATGCGCTGCGGGAAGAGCAGGGGCTGCCCGTCGATCCGATGAAAGCGTACCTGAGCAGCTCCTACGGCAAGGACATCCTGGTGAGAGGCAAGGGCGGTGCGAGCTGGTGA
- a CDS encoding bifunctional rhamnulose-1-phosphate aldolase/short-chain dehydrogenase gives MVQSLWDQTKASQLQGGLDELVYRSNIIGADRRVCNWGGGNTSAKTTVKDFRGRDVEVMFVKGSGSDLATMKAGNFTGLRMEDIRPLFEKPEMTDEEMVAYLTHCMIDSKHPRMSIETLLHAFLPFKHVDHTHPDAIIALCCADNGKEIAKEIFGERFVWVPYVRPGFTLSKMIAEGVLANPKAELVLMEKHGLVTWGETSEECYAKTIQIINEAESFIDARVDEAKLFGGAKYEVLAPEVRRSIAAQVMPAIRGAVSDVKKMILSFDDEADVLQFASSENAPKLSQVGAACPDHLVHTKVVPLLIDWEPNAEDVDGLKAKLQEGIARYKEEYKAYFERNKNEGDVMFEAAPRVILIPGVGMINTGKSWAMSQVSGALYHRAIAVMRGATALGEFVSLSENESYNVEYWPLELYKLTLAPAEAEFSRKVALITGGAGGIGSATARRLVSEGAHVVLADLNLEGAQNVAAEINEKFGENRAIAVKMDVTSEEQVAAAFAETALAYGGVDILVNNAGLATSSPFDQTSLKEWNLNMNVLGTGYFLVAREAFKQMKEQAIGGNMVFIGSKNSVYAGKNATAYSAAKALEAHLARCIAAEGGEFGIRVNTVLPDAILQGSAIWNGSWRNERAAAYGIEPDQLEEYYRKRTTLLVNIYPSDIAEGIAFFASSKSEKTTGCMLTIDGGVPAAFTR, from the coding sequence ATGGTACAAAGTTTGTGGGATCAGACGAAAGCATCGCAGCTGCAGGGCGGACTCGACGAGCTCGTATACCGCTCGAACATTATCGGAGCGGACCGCCGCGTGTGTAACTGGGGCGGAGGCAACACGTCCGCGAAGACAACCGTGAAGGATTTCCGCGGCCGTGACGTCGAAGTGATGTTCGTGAAGGGCAGCGGCTCCGACCTCGCGACGATGAAAGCCGGCAACTTCACCGGCCTGCGCATGGAGGATATCCGTCCGCTGTTCGAGAAGCCGGAGATGACCGACGAGGAGATGGTCGCGTACCTGACCCACTGCATGATCGACTCGAAGCACCCGCGCATGTCCATCGAGACGCTGCTCCACGCGTTCCTGCCTTTCAAGCACGTCGACCACACGCACCCGGATGCAATCATCGCGCTGTGCTGCGCGGATAACGGCAAAGAGATCGCCAAGGAAATTTTCGGCGAGCGTTTCGTCTGGGTTCCTTATGTGCGTCCCGGCTTCACGCTCTCGAAGATGATCGCCGAAGGCGTGCTCGCGAATCCGAAGGCCGAGCTGGTCCTCATGGAGAAGCACGGTCTGGTGACATGGGGCGAAACCTCCGAAGAGTGCTACGCTAAGACGATACAGATTATTAATGAAGCGGAAAGCTTCATCGACGCCCGCGTGGACGAAGCCAAGCTGTTCGGCGGCGCGAAGTACGAAGTGCTCGCACCGGAAGTGCGCCGCAGCATCGCCGCTCAAGTGATGCCTGCGATCCGCGGTGCGGTCAGCGACGTGAAGAAAATGATCCTCTCCTTCGACGACGAGGCGGATGTACTGCAGTTCGCTTCCAGCGAGAACGCTCCGAAGCTGTCCCAGGTCGGCGCCGCTTGCCCGGACCACCTTGTGCACACGAAGGTCGTGCCGCTGCTCATCGACTGGGAGCCGAACGCGGAGGACGTTGACGGTCTGAAGGCGAAGCTGCAGGAAGGGATCGCCCGCTACAAGGAAGAATACAAAGCGTACTTCGAGCGCAACAAGAACGAAGGCGACGTGATGTTCGAAGCGGCGCCGCGCGTCATCCTCATCCCTGGCGTGGGTATGATCAACACCGGCAAGAGCTGGGCGATGTCCCAGGTCAGCGGCGCGCTGTACCACCGTGCGATTGCCGTTATGCGCGGCGCCACGGCGCTGGGCGAATTCGTCTCCCTGAGCGAGAACGAATCCTACAACGTCGAGTACTGGCCGCTTGAGCTTTACAAGCTGACGCTGGCTCCGGCGGAAGCCGAGTTCTCCCGCAAGGTGGCCCTGATCACGGGCGGCGCCGGCGGCATCGGCAGCGCAACCGCGCGCAGACTCGTTTCCGAAGGCGCTCACGTGGTGCTCGCGGACCTCAACCTCGAAGGCGCACAGAATGTGGCGGCCGAGATCAACGAGAAGTTTGGCGAGAACCGGGCTATTGCGGTTAAAATGGACGTAACGAGCGAAGAGCAGGTGGCGGCGGCCTTCGCCGAGACGGCTCTGGCCTACGGCGGCGTGGACATCCTTGTCAACAACGCGGGTCTGGCGACCTCGAGCCCGTTCGACCAAACGAGCCTCAAGGAATGGAACCTGAACATGAACGTGCTCGGCACAGGCTACTTCCTCGTGGCGCGCGAAGCGTTCAAGCAGATGAAAGAACAGGCGATCGGCGGCAACATGGTGTTCATCGGTTCGAAGAACTCCGTCTATGCCGGCAAGAACGCAACGGCTTACAGCGCGGCAAAAGCGCTCGAAGCGCACCTGGCCCGCTGCATCGCGGCCGAAGGCGGCGAGTTCGGCATCCGCGTGAACACGGTGCTGCCGGATGCGATCCTGCAGGGCTCCGCGATCTGGAACGGTTCGTGGCGCAACGAGCGTGCTGCGGCTTACGGCATCGAGCCGGATCAGCTTGAAGAGTACTACCGCAAGCGCACGACGCTGCTCGTGAACATCTATCCGAGCGATATCGCTGAAGGCATCGCGTTCTTCGCCTCCTCGAAGTCCGAGAAGACGACGGGCTGCATGCTGACGATCGACGGCGGCGTTCCGGCTGCCTTTACCCGCTAA
- a CDS encoding class II aldolase/adducin family protein: MKFGLLPPADQIVLFMERIYGYGMTTTSGGNLSIRDDNGDIWITPAGVDKGALTRQDIVCVKPDGQVVGAHRPSSEFPFHQRIYRDRPDLRAVVHAHPPALVAFSIVRRIPDTRLLPDEHEICGEVGMAAYAVPGSAELGERIAEVFARGIDTVMLENHGVVAGGGDLFEAFQRFETLEFCARLEIEASRIGTPVRLAAEDIAKARACRELPLEPFTAAGYPTREREAREMMCRLIRRSYDQRLFTSTQGTYSERIGGDAFLITPHGMDRKYLEPQDLVRIEGGRAEAGKKPSRSHLLHRHIYEAHPHVNSVLIAHPPSIMAFAVTDADFDSRTIPESYLLLRRMPKLPFHAVYDDPETAAAVFTKDTPIAIVRNNFVIVTGDSLLSAFDRLEVAEYSARSMIAAQSLGAVVHMDEERIGELEKAFGL, translated from the coding sequence ATGAAATTCGGACTTCTTCCTCCTGCGGACCAGATCGTCCTCTTCATGGAGCGCATCTACGGGTACGGGATGACAACGACCTCCGGCGGCAATCTCTCCATCCGGGACGACAACGGAGACATCTGGATCACTCCGGCGGGCGTGGACAAAGGCGCGCTGACCCGCCAGGATATCGTCTGCGTGAAGCCGGACGGACAGGTTGTCGGCGCCCACAGGCCGTCCAGCGAATTCCCGTTCCACCAGCGGATCTACCGGGACCGGCCGGACCTGCGGGCCGTGGTGCATGCGCACCCGCCCGCGCTGGTGGCCTTCAGCATCGTGCGCCGCATCCCGGACACCAGGCTGCTCCCGGATGAGCACGAGATCTGCGGAGAGGTGGGCATGGCGGCTTACGCGGTTCCGGGCAGCGCCGAGCTCGGCGAACGGATCGCGGAAGTTTTCGCACGGGGGATCGACACGGTAATGCTGGAGAATCACGGCGTTGTTGCCGGCGGCGGCGATCTGTTCGAGGCATTCCAGCGGTTCGAAACACTGGAATTCTGCGCGCGGCTGGAGATCGAGGCGAGCCGCATCGGAACGCCGGTCCGGCTGGCCGCAGAAGACATCGCCAAGGCGCGGGCCTGCCGGGAGCTCCCGCTGGAGCCGTTCACCGCAGCCGGATACCCGACGCGGGAGCGGGAGGCGAGGGAGATGATGTGCCGGCTCATCCGGCGCTCCTATGACCAGCGGCTGTTCACCAGCACGCAGGGAACGTACTCGGAGCGGATCGGCGGGGATGCTTTTCTGATCACGCCCCATGGGATGGACCGCAAGTACCTCGAGCCCCAGGACCTCGTGCGGATCGAAGGCGGGAGGGCGGAGGCCGGCAAAAAACCAAGCCGCTCGCACCTGCTCCACCGCCATATTTATGAGGCGCACCCGCATGTGAATTCCGTGCTGATCGCCCATCCGCCGAGCATTATGGCTTTTGCCGTCACGGATGCGGACTTCGATTCCCGGACCATCCCCGAGAGCTATCTGCTGCTCCGCCGGATGCCGAAGCTTCCGTTCCACGCCGTGTATGACGATCCGGAGACGGCTGCGGCCGTCTTCACCAAGGATACGCCGATCGCCATCGTGCGCAATAACTTTGTCATTGTAACGGGAGACAGCCTGCTGAGCGCGTTCGACCGGCTGGAGGTGGCGGAATACAGCGCCAGGTCGATGATCGCGGCGCAGAGCCTGGGAGCTGTAGTGCATATGGACGAAGAACGGATCGGGGAGCTTGAGAAGGCTTTTGGATTGTAA
- a CDS encoding MarR family winged helix-turn-helix transcriptional regulator, producing the protein MRIDDSIGFMISTIGRKLNQSLTLRFQTYDITSEQWSVLNTLTLGDGVNQRELSQRTEKDPTNVTRILDQLERKGWIRRAPHPEDRRAYLLYVTESGRELNRILAPMEAELIASVLASVDPESERVLREALLSINDHIQ; encoded by the coding sequence ATGCGCATTGACGATTCCATCGGCTTCATGATCAGCACGATCGGCCGCAAGCTGAACCAGAGCCTGACGCTCCGCTTCCAGACGTACGACATCACCTCGGAGCAGTGGTCCGTGCTCAACACGCTGACGCTCGGCGACGGGGTGAACCAGCGGGAGCTGTCCCAGCGGACGGAGAAGGACCCGACGAACGTGACCCGCATCCTCGATCAGCTCGAGCGCAAGGGATGGATCCGCCGGGCCCCCCACCCTGAAGACCGCCGGGCGTATCTGCTCTACGTCACCGAGAGCGGGCGCGAGCTCAACCGCATTCTCGCTCCGATGGAAGCGGAGCTGATCGCCTCCGTGCTCGCCTCCGTCGACCCGGAGTCCGAGCGCGTGCTGCGGGAGGCCCTGCTCTCCATCAACGATCATATCCAATAA
- a CDS encoding MFS transporter: MPHQTLPDQQTPVPLWTRDFLAICFSSFFVFMTFYMLAVTLPGYVLDELHGSKGQIGLVTTVFVIAAVVFRPLTGKWLDEGSRRKLLLTALVLYMICSALYLTVHSLTALLALRVLHGVSFGIAATATSAIAVDRVPAARKGEGVGYFSLFMSLAMVVGPYLGLMFTGSFSYTVLFAACAVLALLALVCGSTVRIPPHVPKPVTGHPWHWTRFIEPAAIPISLAGSVLAFSYGAISTFISVFAKEIGQGAIASYFFIVFAAMILISRPFTGRIFDRRGEHVLVYPGLVLFVVGMLLLSQAHTAAFFLFTGAVIGLGFGALLPSFQAIALKAAPAHRSGLATGTYFVLFDTGYGLGSYILGIVAAGTSYGTMYLVGAVITAFTVVLYYLLHHRKQNRAAAGRQAA; this comes from the coding sequence ATGCCCCACCAGACCTTACCCGATCAGCAGACACCGGTGCCGCTGTGGACGCGGGATTTTCTCGCGATCTGCTTCAGCTCTTTCTTCGTATTCATGACCTTCTATATGCTGGCTGTGACTCTGCCGGGCTATGTGCTCGATGAGCTTCACGGCAGCAAGGGCCAGATCGGGCTTGTGACGACCGTGTTCGTCATCGCCGCCGTCGTCTTCCGCCCGCTCACCGGCAAATGGCTCGATGAGGGCAGCCGCCGAAAGCTGCTGCTCACCGCGCTCGTACTCTATATGATCTGCAGTGCGCTGTACCTGACCGTCCACAGCCTGACCGCCCTGCTCGCACTCCGCGTGCTGCACGGCGTCTCCTTCGGGATCGCGGCTACAGCCACGTCGGCGATCGCGGTTGACCGGGTGCCCGCGGCACGCAAGGGCGAGGGCGTCGGCTACTTCAGCCTGTTCATGAGCCTTGCCATGGTCGTCGGCCCTTACCTCGGGCTGATGTTCACCGGCTCCTTCAGCTACACGGTGCTGTTCGCCGCCTGCGCGGTCCTGGCCCTGCTGGCGCTCGTCTGCGGCAGCACCGTACGCATCCCGCCGCACGTACCGAAGCCGGTCACCGGCCACCCTTGGCACTGGACGCGCTTCATCGAGCCGGCCGCGATTCCGATCTCCCTGGCGGGCAGCGTGCTCGCTTTCTCGTACGGGGCGATCTCGACCTTCATCTCCGTCTTCGCCAAGGAGATCGGACAGGGAGCCATCGCTTCCTACTTCTTCATCGTGTTCGCGGCGATGATCCTGATCTCGCGGCCGTTCACGGGCCGGATCTTCGACCGCCGCGGCGAGCACGTGCTCGTCTATCCCGGGCTCGTCCTGTTCGTGGTCGGCATGCTCCTGCTGAGCCAGGCACACACCGCCGCCTTCTTCCTCTTCACCGGGGCGGTGATCGGCCTCGGCTTCGGCGCCCTGCTGCCGAGCTTCCAGGCCATCGCGCTGAAGGCGGCCCCCGCCCACCGCAGCGGCCTGGCGACGGGAACCTACTTCGTCCTGTTCGACACCGGGTACGGCCTCGGTTCCTATATCCTCGGCATCGTCGCCGCGGGGACAAGCTACGGCACGATGTACCTGGTCGGCGCGGTCATCACCGCCTTCACCGTGGTGCTGTATTACCTGCTCCATCACCGCAAGCAGAACCGGGCGGCGGCAGGCCGGCAGGCGGCCTGA
- a CDS encoding NAD(P)-dependent oxidoreductase, whose translation MGKVRIDIKTIALIGGTGRVGRHIAATAVQKGYGVRLLRRSPGAEAAGGMEVIGGDARDRKSLRMLLAGRHAVINAYGQSPKGEQLYSEVTREILALMKEGGIPRYIGVTGGSLVLPHDRRGLFNRTAAGVFRMMYPEMIAAKEKEYGVIAGSEAKWTLVRLPFVSEGAAAGKIKVSHTSMPGYRITNGAIASFLVDQVTDPSHVGMTPFIAN comes from the coding sequence ATAGGGAAGGTAAGGATCGATATCAAAACGATTGCACTGATCGGTGGAACAGGCCGGGTGGGCCGACACATTGCTGCCACGGCTGTACAAAAAGGATACGGGGTCCGCCTGCTGAGACGGAGCCCGGGAGCGGAAGCGGCCGGGGGGATGGAAGTGATTGGGGGCGATGCGAGGGACCGGAAGTCGCTCCGGATGCTGCTCGCCGGCCGCCATGCCGTGATCAATGCCTACGGGCAGTCTCCCAAGGGAGAGCAGCTGTACAGCGAGGTTACGCGGGAGATTCTCGCTTTGATGAAAGAGGGCGGGATCCCGAGATACATAGGGGTGACCGGAGGTTCGCTGGTTCTCCCACATGACCGCAGAGGCCTGTTCAATCGGACGGCGGCCGGGGTTTTCCGGATGATGTACCCGGAGATGATTGCGGCGAAAGAAAAGGAATACGGGGTGATTGCCGGCAGTGAGGCGAAGTGGACGCTGGTGCGCCTGCCCTTTGTCTCGGAGGGAGCCGCTGCAGGGAAGATCAAGGTGAGCCACACCTCGATGCCGGGGTACCGGATCACCAATGGGGCGATCGCCTCCTTTCTGGTTGACCAGGTAACGGATCCGTCGCATGTTGGGATGACTCCGTTTATCGCGAATTGA
- a CDS encoding response regulator transcription factor, which translates to MYNLLVVDDEQYAVAGIIRTIRAADLEIGGIFRAYGVQEAKEVLQETGIDLIICDIEMPGDNGLELLRWVNRSSPHTQTIFLTGHAEFSYAQAALQLGCADYLLKPVGHEKLREAVARELDKIRMRCESVDREAVAEKYRNLWESRKGLLVERFWYDLLKRREFPTSERLQEILSTYGLALERPGGILPILLNIEQWKRPLSASDEEIMKYALRNAAAELILGSWEGTVLQNPSGSNIVLVYDGSGAYADKEELAARCERYILACSEYFYCRLSCYIGTPAPIRDLPDAHARLTGSVRSQAARPPAVAFVEALVPQPPTVLVPLSWYTELSVLFESGQCEEVMRALEEQFSAFEAQPLTPESLGAFYHAFLQMIYHTLHKNGLSVHEVYAAPVLHDMLAATRTLGDLRAWAVRVVTEGMSGLQAAKKIEGPVVEKVRRFIDDHLAEELTREELAAYVHFHPSYLSRLFKRTTGFSLTGYILERRMDKAKRLLAESTLRVSDIAQTVGYSNFSHFTKLFKKATGQTPQDYRKTRRDEARL; encoded by the coding sequence TTGTATAACTTGCTGGTGGTCGATGACGAACAGTATGCTGTAGCCGGGATCATCCGTACCATCCGGGCAGCGGATCTTGAGATCGGGGGAATCTTCCGGGCGTATGGGGTTCAGGAAGCGAAGGAGGTGCTTCAGGAAACCGGTATCGACCTCATCATCTGCGATATCGAGATGCCCGGCGACAACGGTCTGGAGCTGCTGCGCTGGGTGAACCGGTCGTCACCTCATACCCAGACGATCTTTTTGACCGGCCATGCGGAGTTCTCGTATGCCCAGGCGGCCCTGCAGCTCGGCTGTGCCGATTACCTGCTGAAGCCGGTGGGTCACGAGAAGCTGCGCGAGGCGGTGGCGCGGGAGCTGGACAAGATCCGAATGCGCTGCGAGTCCGTGGACAGGGAAGCGGTCGCGGAGAAATACCGGAACCTCTGGGAGTCGCGCAAGGGGCTGCTCGTCGAGCGGTTCTGGTATGATCTGCTCAAGCGGCGCGAGTTCCCGACCTCCGAACGGCTGCAGGAGATCCTGTCAACGTATGGGCTTGCGCTGGAGCGGCCCGGCGGCATTCTGCCCATCCTGCTGAACATTGAGCAGTGGAAACGCCCCCTGTCCGCCTCGGATGAGGAGATCATGAAGTACGCGCTGCGCAATGCCGCTGCGGAGCTCATCCTGGGGAGCTGGGAAGGCACCGTGCTGCAGAACCCGTCCGGCAGCAATATCGTCCTGGTCTACGACGGGAGCGGAGCCTATGCCGACAAGGAGGAACTGGCCGCCCGGTGTGAGCGGTACATTCTCGCCTGCTCGGAATACTTCTACTGCAGGCTGTCCTGTTACATCGGCACGCCTGCACCCATCCGCGACCTTCCGGATGCGCATGCCCGGCTGACGGGAAGCGTGCGCAGCCAGGCGGCGCGACCGCCTGCGGTGGCTTTCGTGGAAGCGCTCGTTCCTCAGCCCCCGACCGTGCTCGTGCCGCTCTCCTGGTATACGGAGCTGTCCGTGCTGTTCGAATCGGGCCAGTGCGAAGAGGTTATGCGGGCACTGGAGGAGCAGTTCTCGGCCTTTGAAGCCCAGCCGCTGACCCCGGAGTCTCTAGGCGCTTTTTATCACGCCTTCCTGCAGATGATCTACCATACGCTGCACAAGAACGGCTTGTCCGTTCATGAGGTGTACGCGGCACCGGTGCTCCACGACATGCTCGCGGCCACGCGGACGCTCGGCGACCTGCGGGCCTGGGCGGTCCGCGTCGTTACGGAAGGGATGAGCGGGCTGCAGGCGGCCAAAAAGATCGAAGGACCGGTCGTCGAGAAGGTTCGCCGGTTCATTGACGACCACCTCGCCGAGGAGCTGACGCGGGAGGAGCTGGCCGCTTACGTGCATTTTCATCCGTCCTACCTCTCCCGGCTCTTCAAGCGGACGACGGGTTTTTCCCTGACCGGCTACATTCTCGAGCGCCGGATGGACAAGGCGAAGCGGCTGCTGGCCGAATCGACGCTGCGGGTGAGCGACATCGCGCAGACGGTCGGGTACAGCAATTTTTCCCATTTTACGAAGCTGTTCAAGAAGGCGACAGGCCAGACACCGCAGGACTACCGGAAGACGAGGAGGGATGAGGCCCGGCTTTAG
- a CDS encoding DUF6171 family protein, producing MSTPKGCRSCSDAYKVTQEGIARVLAAPVFRSEAAVPDDVYERRLAACGTCPQLIESSMTCKVCGCFVQVRAKLRANDCPNPAGTRWQQAVAEAG from the coding sequence GTGAGTACGCCAAAAGGCTGCCGCAGCTGCTCGGATGCGTACAAGGTGACGCAGGAGGGGATCGCACGGGTGCTCGCCGCACCCGTGTTCCGCTCCGAGGCTGCGGTGCCGGACGACGTATATGAACGGCGGCTGGCCGCATGCGGCACCTGCCCGCAGCTCATCGAGAGCAGCATGACGTGCAAGGTATGCGGCTGCTTCGTGCAGGTGCGGGCGAAGCTCAGGGCCAACGACTGCCCGAATCCGGCGGGCACCCGCTGGCAGCAGGCGGTAGCCGAGGCGGGGTAG